One Solea senegalensis isolate Sse05_10M linkage group LG13, IFAPA_SoseM_1, whole genome shotgun sequence DNA segment encodes these proteins:
- the LOC122779799 gene encoding LIM domain kinase 1-like: MSRRDQRFRRGMKGRCCDCGCILSHWYYEREGQLFCKKHYWARYGEHCHGCKDTITTGLIMVAGERKYHPECFTCMSCDMFIGDGDAYTLVEHTTLYCGHCFCRGVVSAGSSASPLTKSHHMVALVSLPPHAGGRRGLTVATDLSQDISPIVTVTELDSAVLSPDLLSSVHTGDRVLEVNGIPVCNISSDEIDCVIQDTSRPLQLTIEHNPQLPNDVHHSTTPQDIDCPDSCVHNKLASTQKLPSVEEEPSPGEEMRDEQTRMNVSPPQQQGATGMRSRHILRSCSIDKCPLSPGALSLLSQRRDMVRSESLRADPGERTHRIFRPSDLIHGEVLGKGCFGQAVKVTHHETGEVMVMKELIRFDEETQKTFLKEVKVMRCLDHPNVLKFIGLFYKDKRIHFISEYIQGGTLRETIVKMDKDFSWSTRVSYAKDIAAGMAYLHSMNVIHRDLNSHNCLVRENQSVVVADFGLARLVMEERNQSRTLSMERPVKGTLTELRRPDRRKRYTVVGNPYWMAPEMIHGKTYDERVDVFSFGIMICEIIGRVNADPDYLPRTNDFGLNVISFLQQYHHPQCPSAFLPIAVLCCDIDADKRPSFSKLEEWLENLLMHLDIGLPLLSEVDQLRRTFWQNPNHQNHCENALENTLPSHELSHCPQPQRQSPDLKQCSDSVNNHTEPKCPLQSQDQTSTAHNHLNGQQHTYDNHDVRTEHGCLNYTQDIRQCCRPLSPDGSRTCECNDSPLQHQLLQPLQVNSSLTGQSHTLRQTCRVLWDRSTEDSSFL; the protein is encoded by the exons ATGTCACGGCGGGACCAGAGGTTTCGGAGAGGGATGAAGGGAAG GTGCTGCGACTGTGGCTGTATCCTGTCTCACTGGTACTATGAAAGAGAGGGACAGCTCTTCTGTAAGAAGCACTACTGGGCACGTTACGGGGAGCACTGCCACGGGTGCAAGGACACTATCACCACTGGACTCATTATG GTGGCTGGAGAGCGGAAGTACCATCCGGAATGCTTCACTTGCATGAGCTGTGACATGTTCATTGGCGACGGAGACGCGTACACGCTCGTCGAACACACCACGCTCTACTG CGGTCACTGTTTCTGTCGAGGTGTGGTGTCAGCCGGGAGCTCGGCTTCCCCGCTCACCAAAAGTCACCACATGGTGGCGCTGGTGTCTCTCCCACCCCATGCAGGTGGCCGACGCGGCCTGACTGTGGCAACTGACCTCAGTCAAGACATAAGCCCGATTGTTactgtgacaga GCTCGACTCAGCCGTCCTTAGCCCAGACCTGCTCTCCTCGGTTCACACTGGGGACCGAGTTCTTGAGGTCAACGGCATTCCTGTATGCAACATATCTTCAGATGAG ATAGACTGTGTGATTCAGGACACAAGCAGACCACTGCAGCTGACCATTGAACACAACCCCCAGCTGCCTAACGACGTCCATCACTCAACAACTCCCCAGGACATCGACTGTCCCGACTCCTGTGTGCACAACAAACTCGCCTCAACCCAGAAACTCCCGAGTGTGGAGGAAGAGCCAAGTCCAGGGGAGGAGATGAGAGATGAACAAACTAGAATGAACGTTTCGCCGCCTCAGCAACAAGGAGCCACAGGAATGCGATCCAGGCACATCCT GCGCAGCTGCAGTATAGACAAGTGTCCTCTGTCCCCTGGAGCACTGTCACTTTTATCTCAGAGGAGAGACATGGTTCGCTCCGAGTCTCTGCGTGCAGACCCTGGAGAGCGGACTCACCGCATCTTCAGACCATCAGATCTCATTCACGGAGAAGTCCTCGGCAAAGGCTGCTTCGGACAAGCGGTAAAG GTCACGCATCATGAGACAGGCGAGGTGATGGTGATGAAAGAGTTGATCAGATTTGATGAAGAGACACAGAAGACTTTCTTGAAGGAG GTGAAGGTGATGAGATGTCTGGACCATCCCAATGTCCTCAAGTTCATTGGACTGTTTTATAAGGACAAACGGATACACTTCATCTCTGAATACATCCAGGGAGGAACTCTCAGAGAGACCATTGTGAAAATG GACAAGGACTTTTCCTGGAGTACAAGAGTGAGTTATGCCAAAGACATTGCTGCTGGAATG GCCTATCTACACTCTATGAATGTCATCCACCGAGATCTTAACTCACACAACTGCCTGGTCAGGGAG AACCAGTCAGTGGTGGTGGCAGATTTTGGCCTCGCCAGGCtggtgatggaggagaggaATCAGAGCAGGACCTTGTCTATGGAGCGACCCGTGAAGGGGACGCTGACAGAGCTCCGCAGGCCTGATCGCAGGAAGCGATATACTGTCGTTGGAAACCCCTACTGGATGGCTCCTGAGATGATCCATG GGAAAACGTACGATgaacgggttgatgtcttttcCTTTGGTATCATGATATGTGAG ATAATAGGGAGAGTGAACGCTGACCCTGACTACCTTCCCCGCACAAATGACTTTGGCTTGAATGTTATCAGTTTCCTACAGCAGTACCACCATCCTCAGTGCCCCTCGGCCTTCCTGCCAATCGCCGTCCTCTGCTGCGACATTGACGCTGATAAACG TCCTTCCTTTTCAAAGCTGGAGGAGTGGCTGGAGAATCTCCTCATGCACCTGGACATCGGTCTGCCTCTGCTCTCTGAGGTGGATCAGCTGCGTAGAACCTTTTGGCAAAATCCCAACCACCAAAACCACTGTGAAAACGCCCTAGAGAACACCTTACCATCTCATGAACTGTCCCACTGTCCACagccacagagacagagtcccGACTTGAAGCAATGCTCGGACAGTGTGAATAACCACACAGAGCCCAAGTGTCCGCTTCAAAGCCAAGACCAAACCAGCACAGCTCACAATCATTTGAATGGACAGCAACACACGTACGACAATCACGATGTGAGGACTGAGCATGGATGTTTGAACTACACACAAGACATACGGCAGTGCTGCAGGCCTTTAAGTCCAGACGGATCTCGAACATGTGAATGCAATGACTCACCACTCCAGCACCAGCTCTTGCAACCACTGCAGGTCAACAGCTCGCTGACAGGACAGTCTCACACGCTCAGGCAGACGTGCAGAGTGCTGTGGGACAGGTCAACAGAGGACAGCTCTTTTCTCTGA